One Leptolyngbya sp. SIO1E4 genomic region harbors:
- a CDS encoding ABC transporter ATP-binding protein, producing MERDHISRSPLSTGPILSCQQLTKGFASGRQATTVLENIHLDVAPGDFVTILGQSGGGKSTLLQLLGGFIAPTQGQVLFHGVPLKGITPKIGMVFQENTLYPWLTVEQNIGFGFKVRGKKRRQYQHQVSDVLEHVGLAQSRTLYPHQLSGGMKQRVSIARSIAVQPDVLLLDEPFSALDIQLRRRLQGFLSTIWQDTATTMVLVTHNVEEAILLGQKLLVIGDKPGRIIETVDIAAAQFRDRYDPQFLALQRHLETVIETDAQTQTSLHRPFVEPPQVLDPT from the coding sequence ATGGAGCGTGATCATATTTCTCGGTCGCCCCTCTCAACTGGGCCTATACTTTCCTGCCAGCAGCTGACGAAAGGGTTTGCCAGCGGACGTCAAGCCACAACCGTTTTAGAGAACATCCATCTTGATGTAGCACCGGGGGATTTTGTCACCATTTTGGGGCAATCGGGCGGTGGCAAATCGACCCTGCTGCAGCTTCTGGGCGGCTTCATTGCGCCTACTCAAGGGCAGGTGTTGTTTCACGGCGTGCCGCTCAAGGGCATCACCCCTAAGATCGGCATGGTCTTTCAAGAAAACACGCTATATCCCTGGCTGACGGTGGAGCAAAACATTGGCTTTGGCTTCAAGGTCAGGGGCAAAAAGCGTCGCCAATATCAGCATCAGGTCAGCGATGTCCTGGAGCATGTAGGGCTGGCCCAATCTCGCACTCTGTACCCTCACCAGCTCTCTGGCGGGATGAAACAGCGGGTGTCGATCGCCCGTTCCATTGCTGTTCAACCCGATGTGTTGCTGTTAGATGAACCCTTTTCGGCGTTAGACATTCAACTCCGGAGGCGGTTACAAGGCTTTTTATCCACGATTTGGCAAGACACCGCAACCACGATGGTGCTGGTCACCCACAACGTCGAAGAAGCGATCTTACTCGGCCAAAAACTGCTGGTGATTGGCGACAAACCCGGTCGCATTATTGAAACAGTCGATATTGCAGCAGCTCAGTTTCGCGATCGCTACGACCCGCAATTTTTAGCGCTGCAGCGCCATTTAGAAACCGTCATTGAAACCGATGCTCAGACCCAGACCTCACTCCACAGGCCCTTTGTGGAGCCCCCTCAAGTCCTTGATCCAACCTGA
- a CDS encoding AsnC family transcriptional regulator, translating into MQISPPDPEIQAIEGYQIDQLDLKIIELLQKNGRIAYSDIARSIDSPEATIRYRVKRLLDEAIISISAFINTGKVKHENVAYLELEVQPSFLEASLNQLMAMENISYIASVTGELNLMLEYIYKDNQDLLTFINFLKSHPDVKRLNSRTILKIHKAQYPARVQP; encoded by the coding sequence ATGCAAATCTCTCCTCCTGACCCAGAGATCCAGGCCATTGAAGGATATCAAATAGATCAATTAGATCTAAAAATTATTGAGCTTTTACAAAAAAATGGTCGGATTGCCTACAGCGACATTGCCCGCTCTATCGACTCGCCTGAGGCAACGATTCGCTATCGAGTTAAACGGTTACTTGATGAAGCGATTATTTCTATTAGTGCCTTTATCAATACGGGTAAAGTCAAACATGAAAATGTGGCCTATCTAGAACTAGAAGTGCAGCCATCCTTTTTAGAAGCCAGCCTCAATCAGCTGATGGCGATGGAAAATATTAGCTACATTGCCTCGGTCACGGGGGAGTTAAATCTCATGCTGGAATACATTTACAAAGACAATCAAGATCTACTGACGTTTATTAATTTCCTCAAAAGTCATCCAGACGTGAAGCGGCTGAATTCCCGAACCATTCTCAAAATTCATAAGGCGCAATACCCAGCCCGAGTACAGCCTTGA
- a CDS encoding ABC transporter ATP-binding protein, with the protein MKVNYLEHQKGVDSHRVGLDISVSGLTKYLNGKPLYEDFYLHIPSQKITCIFGPNGCGKSTLLNMISGLIPVDSGQLFFGGKPRSEVNLGYVFQNYRDALFPWLRAIQNIEYPLLSAGFSRLKRRARVEELIHQFNVGFDLSRYPYELSGGQQQLVSIMRALATQPNVLFLDEPFSALDYEATLAIRDKLQDVFVETGVTIVMISHDLEEAVYLADHILLLTKRPTRIAESVVFNASRPRTLATLSDPEFVRIKAHSLDVFRREAS; encoded by the coding sequence ATGAAGGTCAATTATTTGGAGCATCAAAAAGGTGTAGATTCTCACCGAGTTGGCTTGGATATCTCTGTTTCAGGCTTGACTAAGTACCTGAACGGTAAGCCACTCTATGAGGATTTTTATCTTCATATTCCCAGCCAAAAGATTACCTGCATTTTTGGTCCCAACGGTTGTGGTAAGTCAACTTTACTGAACATGATTTCGGGCCTAATACCAGTCGACTCAGGACAACTTTTCTTTGGTGGCAAGCCCCGCTCTGAAGTCAACCTCGGCTATGTTTTTCAGAATTACCGAGACGCTCTTTTTCCTTGGCTAAGAGCAATTCAAAACATTGAATATCCCCTTTTGAGTGCAGGCTTTTCTCGCCTCAAGCGACGCGCTCGTGTCGAAGAGTTGATTCATCAATTTAATGTGGGCTTTGATCTGTCCCGTTACCCCTATGAGCTATCTGGTGGTCAACAGCAGTTAGTCTCCATCATGCGTGCCCTGGCCACCCAACCCAATGTGTTATTCCTCGATGAACCATTCTCGGCATTAGATTACGAGGCGACGTTAGCTATTCGAGACAAATTGCAGGATGTGTTTGTCGAAACGGGGGTCACAATCGTCATGATTTCTCACGACTTAGAAGAGGCTGTCTATCTAGCCGACCATATTTTATTGCTGACCAAGCGACCTACCCGGATTGCTGAAAGCGTTGTTTTTAATGCTAGCCGTCCTCGCACATTAGCAACCTTGTCAGACCCAGAGTTTGTGCGGATCAAAGCCCATAGTCTGGATGTCTTTCGGCGTGAGGCGAGTTAA